The bacterium genome includes the window CCCGCCGGCATGGTGGTTCACCCCGCTCCGGGGCACCCCCGCGGAACCCTCGTGAACGCGCTCCTCGGGCGCTCCGACACCTTGTCCGGGATCGGGGGCGTCTCCCGCCCGGGGATCGTCCACCGGCTCGATCGCGACACTTCCGGGGTTCTCGTGGTCGCGAGGACCGACGCCGCCCACGGAACGCTGTCCGCCCGGTTCGCCGCCCACGCGATGGAGCGGAAATACCACGGGATCGTGTTCGGCCGCCCGCCCGCGGACAGGGGGACCGTGTCGACGCGGATCGGCAGGCACCCCGTCCACCGGAAAAAGATGGCGGTGCTGCCGGCCGGGGGGCGGGAGGCCGTCACGCACTACCGGAGGCTCGAGACGTTCGGCCCCTTTTCCCTGCTCGAGTTCCTCCTTTCGACGGGACGCACCCACCAGGTGCGGGTGCACTGCGCCCATCTCGGGTGCCCGATCGTCGGGGACGACGTGTACGGAAGATCGCGGAAGATCTCCCTCGGGAAGGGGACCTCGGCGCGGACGGTGACCGTCTCCCGCTTTCTCCTGCACGCGTTCCACCTGGCGTTTCCGCATCCGGTGACCGGGGAACCTCTCACCTTCACCATCCCCGATCCGCCGGAGTTCGCGGAATTCCGGGACGCGGTGGACGCGCCATGAAACGCCTTCCGCACTTCGTGCAGTCCCCACTGCTTCGTTCCGTGCCCGGGGTCTACCACGCCTTCCTCGGCGTGGATCCGGTGGAGGGGCGGGGCCGCCGCGAACGGCTGCGGGAGGTCTTCTCCCTTGCGGCGGAAACGGTCGGTACGTTGAAGCAGGTCCACTCGGCCTCCGTCCTTTCCTTCGAACCGGGAGACGGGGATGTCCCGGGCGGGTGGAAGCGCGAGGGGGATGCTCTCTGGACGGCGAGTCCCGGGACCGGTGTGGGGGTCCACACGGCGGATTGCGTCCCGATCCTTCTCGCCCACCGGGAGATCCCCGTCGCCGCGGCCATCCACGCGGGGTGGCGGGGACTCGCCGCCGGGATCGTCGAGGAAACCGTCCGCGTCCTTGCGGCGCGATTCGGGGACGCCGCCCTGGGGGGGGTCGTCGCCGCCGCGGGACCCTGCGCCCGGGGATGCTGCTACGAGGTCGGGGAGGAAACGGCGGAGGCGCTCCACGGAGTGGCGGGGGAGGCTTCGCTCCTGAGAAAGGGGAAGGCCCCGGGGAAGTGGACCGCCGACCTCCA containing:
- a CDS encoding RluA family pseudouridine synthase; the encoded protein is MPGTHRLTVPADRAGERLDRYLPEAIPGISRARGQRLIEEGNVRLAGEVVRPSTRLRGGESITVVVPPPVPLDMAPEDLPLRILYEDTHLLVVEKPAGMVVHPAPGHPRGTLVNALLGRSDTLSGIGGVSRPGIVHRLDRDTSGVLVVARTDAAHGTLSARFAAHAMERKYHGIVFGRPPADRGTVSTRIGRHPVHRKKMAVLPAGGREAVTHYRRLETFGPFSLLEFLLSTGRTHQVRVHCAHLGCPIVGDDVYGRSRKISLGKGTSARTVTVSRFLLHAFHLAFPHPVTGEPLTFTIPDPPEFAEFRDAVDAP
- a CDS encoding polyphenol oxidase family protein, with amino-acid sequence MKRLPHFVQSPLLRSVPGVYHAFLGVDPVEGRGRRERLREVFSLAAETVGTLKQVHSASVLSFEPGDGDVPGGWKREGDALWTASPGTGVGVHTADCVPILLAHREIPVAAAIHAGWRGLAAGIVEETVRVLAARFGDAALGGVVAAAGPCARGCCYEVGEETAEALHGVAGEASLLRKGKAPGKWTADLQGIALAALRASGIPAGQTEAAGPCTICSPRFHSFRREKSATARQLSFLHIRD